The Synchiropus splendidus isolate RoL2022-P1 chromosome 11, RoL_Sspl_1.0, whole genome shotgun sequence genome contains a region encoding:
- the LOC128767275 gene encoding cell adhesion molecule DSCAML1-like isoform X1 — MVLPRTPPQAGEMQPHQGRRHVIWKVFRCESHIAVWSAVIQQVKHVGVPRLNSMFLLGYSGFLWASLLLSGLLDCVSASSVQVTVGSDATLPCTYDVRSNGKQHTCWGRGPVPSSGCASQIIMADGTGVTERTSGRYRLLGQVDQGDTSLTIQQVLESDSGVYGCRVMIPGWFNDIKKDVTLRVVPGPPRPLKVEVIEVREKTLTIHWSSSFNGGRPITSYRIECKDGQASWDTAVRTEVYSPEQTQLILVDLLPARSYSLRMFAANVVGSSGASNTLTFTTREAAPGGPPLDVQLQALSTQSMRVTWKPPRAELRNGNLLTYKISYRESHKIGRRWTDHVYPANSPQSLELTGLKPSTEYSVMVQAGTKVGLGPASLPQTCSTFEEPVVTKLPPSETVWDSTTLSSVSELTESTTLWGTTVTTLSPDRPDPPVLVLKEVDEFTISLAWTPGFQGSSAIISYTLEYKPLDATWNSTKIGIQFKPTETMTTILENTPSTYNIRMFSTNSHGTSEASNVLTVTTGHHESGVTTTVTTNNSASMGAEDEEGVNMAAIVVPVVLVLLVVTAAIAWLFRFKQKHGHLNIRLMVRGPEHYKGSELESMQEL, encoded by the exons ATGGTCCTCCCTCGTACTCCTCCTCAGGCTGGAGAAATGCAACCTCATCAAGGTCGCCGTCATGTGATCTGGAAAGTGTTCAGATGTGAAAGCCACATAGCAGTGTGGAGCGCTGTCATTCAGCAGGTGAAACACGTTGGGGTGCCCAGACTGAACAGCATGTTTCTGCTCGGCTATTCTGGATTTCTGTGGGCCAGTCTCCTCCTGAGCGGGCTGTTGG ACTGCGTGTCTGCGAGCAGCGTTCAGGTCACCGTGGGGTCGGACGCCACCCTGCCATGCACTTATGATGTTCGATCTAATGGGAAGCAGCATACATGCTGGGGCCGAGGGCCCGTCCCCAGCAGCGGCTGTGCCAGTCAGATCATCATGGCTGACGGGACCGGGGTCACCGAGAGGACCTCCGGACGCTACAGGCTACTGGGACAAGTGGATCAGGGCGACACCTCGCTGACCATACAGCAAGTGCTGGAGAGCGACTCTGGGGTGTACGGCTGTCGTGTCATGATCCCTGGCTGGTTTAATGACATCAAGAAAGACGTGACCCTGAGGGTGGTGCCAG GGCCTCCTCGTCCTCTGAAGGTGGAGGTGATCGAGGTGCGAGAGAAGACCCTGACCATTCACTGGAGCTCATCCTTTAATGGCGGCCGTCCCATCACCTCGTACAGGATCGAGTGCAAAGACGGACAAG CCTCCTGGGACACCGCTGTGCGGACCGAAGTCTACAGCCCTGAGCAGACTCAGCTCATTCTGGTGGACCTGCTGCCGGCCAGGAGCTACAGTCTCCGCATGTTTGCTGCGAATGTTGTGGGCAGCAGTGGCGCCAGCAACACTCTGACCTTCACTACCAGAGAAGCAG CACCGGGCGGTCCACCCCTGGACGTGCAGCTACAGGCTCTTTCAACACAAAGCATGCGGGTCACCTGGAAG CCTCCGAGAGCTGAGCTCAGAAACGGGAATCTGCTGACTTACAAGATCAGCTACCGAGAGTCCCACAAGATTGGCCGACGCTGGACTGACCACGTTTATCCTGCGAACTCGCCACAGAGCTTGGAGCTGACTGGACTGAAGCCGTCCACAGAGTACTCTGTGATGGTGCAGGCTGGAACTAAAGTTGGCCTTGGACCTGCATCACTCCCTCAGACCTGTTCTACTTTTGAAGAGC CGGTGGTGACTAAACTTCCACCCTCAGAGACGGTTTGGGACTCCACAACTCTCAGCTCTG TGTCTGAGCTTACTGAGAGCACAACACTCTGGGGAACAACTGTCACAACTCTTTCGCCAG ACCGCCCTGACCCTCCTGTGCTGGTCTTGAAAGAGGTAGATGAATTCACCATCTCCCTTGCGTGGACCCCAGGATTCCAGGGTAGCAGCGCCATCATTTCCTACACCCTCGAGTACAAACCATTGGATG CTACTTGGAATTCCACCAAGATAGGGATACAGTTCAAGCCCACTGAGACCATGACCACCATACTGGAGAACACCCCGTCAACCTACAATATCAGGATGTTTTCCACAAACAGCCATGGAACCAGTGAAGCCAGCAACGTCCTCACTGTCACCACTG GTCATCATGAGAGCGGCGTCACTACTACAGTCACTACCAACAACAGCGCCTCT ATGGGCGCAGAGGACGAGGAGGGTGTCAACATGGCAGCCATTGTGGTCCCGGTcgtgctggtgctgctggtggtgaCTGCAGCCATCGCCTGGCTCTTCA GATTTAAACAGAAGCACGGCCACTTGAACAT CAGGTTGATGGTCAGAGGACCGGAACACTACAAGGGATCAGAACTGGAGTCCATGCAGGAGCTGTGA
- the LOC128767275 gene encoding cell adhesion molecule DSCAML1-like isoform X2, protein MVLPRTPPQAGEMQPHQGRRHVIWKVFRCESHIAVWSAVIQQVKHVGVPRLNSMFLLGYSGFLWASLLLSGLLDCVSASSVQVTVGSDATLPCTYDVRSNGKQHTCWGRGPVPSSGCASQIIMADGTGVTERTSGRYRLLGQVDQGDTSLTIQQVLESDSGVYGCRVMIPGWFNDIKKDVTLRVVPGPPRPLKVEVIEVREKTLTIHWSSSFNGGRPITSYRIECKDGQASWDTAVRTEVYSPEQTQLILVDLLPARSYSLRMFAANVVGSSGASNTLTFTTREAAPGGPPLDVQLQALSTQSMRVTWKPPRAELRNGNLLTYKISYRESHKIGRRWTDHVYPANSPQSLELTGLKPSTEYSVMVQAGTKVGLGPASLPQTCSTFEELVTKLPPSETVWDSTTLSSVSELTESTTLWGTTVTTLSPDRPDPPVLVLKEVDEFTISLAWTPGFQGSSAIISYTLEYKPLDATWNSTKIGIQFKPTETMTTILENTPSTYNIRMFSTNSHGTSEASNVLTVTTGHHESGVTTTVTTNNSASMGAEDEEGVNMAAIVVPVVLVLLVVTAAIAWLFRFKQKHGHLNIRLMVRGPEHYKGSELESMQEL, encoded by the exons ATGGTCCTCCCTCGTACTCCTCCTCAGGCTGGAGAAATGCAACCTCATCAAGGTCGCCGTCATGTGATCTGGAAAGTGTTCAGATGTGAAAGCCACATAGCAGTGTGGAGCGCTGTCATTCAGCAGGTGAAACACGTTGGGGTGCCCAGACTGAACAGCATGTTTCTGCTCGGCTATTCTGGATTTCTGTGGGCCAGTCTCCTCCTGAGCGGGCTGTTGG ACTGCGTGTCTGCGAGCAGCGTTCAGGTCACCGTGGGGTCGGACGCCACCCTGCCATGCACTTATGATGTTCGATCTAATGGGAAGCAGCATACATGCTGGGGCCGAGGGCCCGTCCCCAGCAGCGGCTGTGCCAGTCAGATCATCATGGCTGACGGGACCGGGGTCACCGAGAGGACCTCCGGACGCTACAGGCTACTGGGACAAGTGGATCAGGGCGACACCTCGCTGACCATACAGCAAGTGCTGGAGAGCGACTCTGGGGTGTACGGCTGTCGTGTCATGATCCCTGGCTGGTTTAATGACATCAAGAAAGACGTGACCCTGAGGGTGGTGCCAG GGCCTCCTCGTCCTCTGAAGGTGGAGGTGATCGAGGTGCGAGAGAAGACCCTGACCATTCACTGGAGCTCATCCTTTAATGGCGGCCGTCCCATCACCTCGTACAGGATCGAGTGCAAAGACGGACAAG CCTCCTGGGACACCGCTGTGCGGACCGAAGTCTACAGCCCTGAGCAGACTCAGCTCATTCTGGTGGACCTGCTGCCGGCCAGGAGCTACAGTCTCCGCATGTTTGCTGCGAATGTTGTGGGCAGCAGTGGCGCCAGCAACACTCTGACCTTCACTACCAGAGAAGCAG CACCGGGCGGTCCACCCCTGGACGTGCAGCTACAGGCTCTTTCAACACAAAGCATGCGGGTCACCTGGAAG CCTCCGAGAGCTGAGCTCAGAAACGGGAATCTGCTGACTTACAAGATCAGCTACCGAGAGTCCCACAAGATTGGCCGACGCTGGACTGACCACGTTTATCCTGCGAACTCGCCACAGAGCTTGGAGCTGACTGGACTGAAGCCGTCCACAGAGTACTCTGTGATGGTGCAGGCTGGAACTAAAGTTGGCCTTGGACCTGCATCACTCCCTCAGACCTGTTCTACTTTTGAAGAGC TGGTGACTAAACTTCCACCCTCAGAGACGGTTTGGGACTCCACAACTCTCAGCTCTG TGTCTGAGCTTACTGAGAGCACAACACTCTGGGGAACAACTGTCACAACTCTTTCGCCAG ACCGCCCTGACCCTCCTGTGCTGGTCTTGAAAGAGGTAGATGAATTCACCATCTCCCTTGCGTGGACCCCAGGATTCCAGGGTAGCAGCGCCATCATTTCCTACACCCTCGAGTACAAACCATTGGATG CTACTTGGAATTCCACCAAGATAGGGATACAGTTCAAGCCCACTGAGACCATGACCACCATACTGGAGAACACCCCGTCAACCTACAATATCAGGATGTTTTCCACAAACAGCCATGGAACCAGTGAAGCCAGCAACGTCCTCACTGTCACCACTG GTCATCATGAGAGCGGCGTCACTACTACAGTCACTACCAACAACAGCGCCTCT ATGGGCGCAGAGGACGAGGAGGGTGTCAACATGGCAGCCATTGTGGTCCCGGTcgtgctggtgctgctggtggtgaCTGCAGCCATCGCCTGGCTCTTCA GATTTAAACAGAAGCACGGCCACTTGAACAT CAGGTTGATGGTCAGAGGACCGGAACACTACAAGGGATCAGAACTGGAGTCCATGCAGGAGCTGTGA
- the LOC128767460 gene encoding hepatitis A virus cellular receptor 1 homolog has product MDHLIVVQQPTSMRALWYFILGLFTQAQSSTLRLTGTVGENVTLPCRYVKQPGVELDFCWGRGPVPTFKCSNAILSFVNGDVSFLSDHSYRLLGRVSVGDMSLTIIDAQMSHAGAYGCRVELPGWFNDYKVNMELLMEEAPTATEDYPCDLEDDLSTEVTIVEVSSNAVISFERFKSLLQDGNIGRVAAIFFLSSIIILVLIFRKRFQGTLPLEGLDAPSVENIYQNSLMSDNGYESANI; this is encoded by the exons ATGGATCACTTGATAGTTGTCCAACAACCTACAAGCATGCGTGCTTTATGGTATTTCATCCTTGGCCTCTTCACCCAGG CACAGTCCAGCACATTGCGATTGACTGGAACCGTTGGGGAAAACGTCACCTTGCCGTGTCGATACGTCAAACAACCTGGCGTGGAGTTGGATTTCTGTTGGGGGCGAGGACCGGTGCCCACTTTCAAGTGCTCCAACGCCATCCTCTCGTTCGTGAATGGAGACGTGTCATTCCTCAGCGACCATAGTTACCGACTGCTGGGCAGGGTGAGCGTCGGAGACATGTCTCTGACCATCATCGACGCCCAGATGAGTCACGCCGGCGCGTACGGCTGCAGGGTCGAGCTCCCAGGATGGTTTAATGACTACAAGGTCAACATGGAGCTGCTcatggaggaag cTCCCACAGCTACAGAAGACTATCCCTGTGATCTAGAAG ACGATCTATCGACTGAGGTCACTATTGTGGAAGTATCGTCGAATGCTGTCATCTCCTTTGAG cGTTTTAAATCCTTGCTGCAAGACGGAAACATTGGCAGGGTTGCAGctattttctttctctcctccatcatAATCCTGGTGCTTATCTTTC GCAAAAGGTTCCAGGGGACGCTGCCACTTGAAGGTCTGGACGCACCATCGGTGGAGAATATCTACCAAAACAGCCTGATGAGCGACAATGGCTATGAGTCGGCAAATATTTGA